GAGTtaatttgataaacaaattcCTGAATTTCCCTTGAATCAGCTTGTGATGATATATTTCTCTATAATGTGATTAATGGATTTATTTTATGATCAATTTGTAAAATTTGGAGATTCGTTTTTGGAATATTTGGTATTGACTGTATTAAATTAGACAACCAGtaggtggtggtgttgcaaaaaaaaaaaaaaaaataccaaaatatatatatatactgTAAAAATTGACAACTTACATACACTATAGAACATTTGATGTTGTCTAATCTTTAATCCATGATTTTCCATGATTAGAGTATTACAAACTTGTTTAAATCTATGTGTATATCCTATATATCATTCTGTTTGGCTAATTGGTCAACAATTATAGAGTTCTACAGTGAGTTGCTAAATCGGCATGGATTGTCAAATTGGCTGTTTCCAATTTAATTGTCGAAATATTTGAAGATATGTCTGTTACGGGTGTTCTACAACTGCTTTAGTTGTAAGTATATTCAAAGAACATGTACATCATATGAATGTCAAAAGTATGagtatgatgatgatattgttggATTGAGTTGGGTTGGGTtgggagaaaaaaaaatggtgaaaaaaaaaaaaaaaaaaaaccggACCTATTTGACATCAACATATTCATAatccccccccccccccaatAATTACTTCCacttcattatcatcattatcattatggAAAAGTTTTCAAGTTGGAGAGATAAAGGAACTGGTATTTCTCCATTTATGCCTCAAAAATTACCaacatttcaaaataatatcattttATCAGTAGCATCAAAATCAccaatatttttaattaaattaccatttttcattattacttatttgatttatacaATTACTGGATTaaattttatattaaaatttattttaacaattttatttggatttaatagaattgaatttactGTTGATGGTATTAAAAAATcacaaattgataaattaattaaatataaaccTCAAAAAGGTGATTTAATCATTACAAATTATATTACTCCATTAGATGgttattttctttctttattaaGTGGTAATAATTCTAAAATTGTTCTTTTAATTCCTAATAAATCAGGTGatttatatcaatattCACCATTAggattatttaattatacTTTTAATTATAATGATGGTGGGAAATTAATCCaagatttatcaaaattacaaaacaaaattgtgtttttatttttagaaGGAACtccatcaaataataaatcaattttaccatttattaaattaaattctaaatattcatttaatgataattttattattaaatcattgattGTGAAATTAAAACCAAATTATTTCACTTTACCAATACCTCATATTACTACTAAATTACAATATTTTTTCGAACtattaacaaatttatcTCCTAAAATTATACAttataaaatttataaatttgataatgaatttaatatttctaaaattagaaattcttttgaattgaattcttTAACTTCAATAAGTCAAgatttaaatattgattcaaaaaataaatttatagattattattttgatcatagtattaaaaagaattaaatatatGTTGTATATATTGAACAATTCTTCCTTATTTTATCTTGTAGGACTTTTTTTCACGatcttttgatttgtattgatgatgatgagatGATCTATGTCTATGAGATGATCGACCAGAAGATCGATGAGATGATTTATGTTTATGATTTTTTGCCTTTTTATctttgataaattgttCCATAGGATctttaaaatcatcatctactttttcttcttcttcttctttcgcttctttctttgttaaAAATTGAGCCATTGGATCTTTAAATTCATCCTTCTCTTCATCCTTCTCTTGTTTATCTTCCCCTTTCcctttaattaatttaatttctttattattttcaatcaattcttcttcttcttcattaactttcatcataatctcattattataatcaatcaaataatcatcttcattttcatcattacgtaatttataataattatgatCAACTTTTAAATATCGATCACCTAATTTTATTCcattaaaattatcaatagcTAATATACAACTTTTAAAATTagaatattttaaaaatccaaatccTCTATGATATTTCTTCTCAGTTTCttgtttatctttatctttatctttatctttatctttaattaaattaatatgAGTTGGAATTCCATATTGactaaatattttaattataTCTTTTTCAGTTAAATTAAATGGAATATTAccaatatataaataatttgtaTCACGATAATCATAATGCcatgatgatttatatgatgtatttgaaattaattctttttgatttatttgatttatttgtttaattgtaTTCATATGATTGAAAGAAGTGATTagttaataattatttttaagttacaattttattcttcttgatgcgaaataatgaaataatttaatcaaaaagAGAAGCGATGAGATTgttcaaacaaaaaaaaaaacaaaaaaaaatttctttactttactttactttacttATAACCCTATTCTCAATCTCATTTCattcaatataatataatatttaaCAAATTAATCATCAATCATGGCTAAGAGTGGTATTAAGAAAGATACtgtagtggtggtggagaaaaaaaaccaagCCCCAATACtgagaaaaagaaaaccagttcaacaagaagaggaagaggcTCACTCCAATGATGAATCTTCAGAAGATGAGTTAAATGTTGAAGGATTGATTGATGCAAGTGAAGacgatgaagatgaagaagatgaacaACAATCCCAAGAAAACAATagtgatggtgatgatgattctgCAGGAGAAAACCCTATCGATTCTGAAGAAGAActtaatcaattattaggtgaagaagaagatccAAGTGATTATGATTCGGAAGATTTTTCTGATGAACCAAAAGAAGATGAATTATCAggaattaatattaaatcattatcagtTTCTGATCCTAAAACCATTAactcaatttcaaaattttctgATGGATCAATAAGAATTTTAAAACCAGAAATTGAACCTAAATATGATAGTGATGATAGTgatgttgaaaattttaataCTATTGGTAATATTCCAATTTCTGCTTATGATGAAATGCCTCATATTGGTTATGATATTAATGGTAAAAGAATTATGAGACCAGCAAAAGGATCAGCATTAgatcaattattagaatcaattgatttaccTGAAGGTTGGACAGGATTATTAGATCAGAATACTGgtaattcattaaaattaactgatgaagaattagaattaattagaaaaattcaacaacaagaaaatactgatgaaaatattaatcCATATGAACctttaattgattggtttactaaagatgaagaaattatgCCATTAACTGCAATTCCTGAACCGAAAAGAAGATTTATTCCTTCAAAACATGAAGCTAAAAGAATTATGAAAATAGTTAGAGCCATTAGAGAAGGTAGAATTATTCCTCCAAATAAAgttcaacaacaagcaaaagaagatgatcaatttaattttgatcTTTGGcaagatgaaattgaaatacCTGATCATATTATGAATTTAAGAGCCCCCaaattaccaccaccaactaATGAAGAAAGTTATAATCCTCCAGAAGAATATCTTTtaactgaagaagaaaaatctAATTGGTTAAAACAATCTCCTATTGATagagaaagaaattttttacctcaaaaatataattcattaagACAAGTACCTGGTTATAAAGAATCAATTAGAGaaagatttgaaagatCTTTAGATTTATATTTAGCTCCTAGAATTCGtcataataaattaaatattgatcCTGATAGTTTGATTCCAGATTTACCTTCACCAAAAGATTTACGACCATTTCCAATTCGTTGTTCTACTATTTATCAAGGTCATACTAATAAAATTAGAACTATATCAATTGATCCTCAAGGTATTTGGTTAGCTACTGGATCAGATGATGGTAGTGTTAGAATATGGGAAGTTTTAACTGGTAGAcaagttttcaaaataatattaattaataaagaaattaatcaTGAAGATCATATTGAAAGTTTAGAATGGAATCCTGATTCTAATAGTGGGATTTTATCAGTTTGTGTTGgagaaaatatttatttaattgtcCCACcaatttttggttttgatattgaaaatactGGTAAATTAAGAATTGAAAGTGGTTGGGGTTATGATACATTTggtaataaaaagaaagatctcaaaatttcaacccaagatgatgaagatgcaGAAGATGCAGAAGATGCAGAActggaagaagaaaatgcAACATCTGTTGaatcaaagaaagaagttGCTAAATGGTATCCACCAAATTCTGAACAAGCAGCTATGGGTATTTCAGCAATTATTCAATGTCgtaaaacaattaaaaaaatttcatggCATAGAAAAGGTGATTATTTTGTTACAGTTTCTCCCGATAGTAAAAATACTGCCgttttaattcatcaagtTTCTAAACATTTATCTCAATCACcatttaaaaaatcaaaaggAATTATAATGGATGTTAAATTTCATCCATTTAAACCTCAATTATTTGTTGCTTCACAACGtcaaattaaaatttatgatttatctcaacaaatattattgaaaaaattaatgcCAGGAGTaagattattatcatcaattgatattcaTCCTCGTGgtgataatttattagcTTGTTCTTATGATAAAAGAGTTTTATGGCATGATTTAGATTTAAGTTCAACTCCTTACAAGACTTTAAGATATCATGAAAAAGCCGTTAGatcaataaaatttcaTAAAGGTAATTTACCATTATTTGCTAGTGCTTCTGATGATGGTAATATTCATATTTTCCATGGTACAGTATATGATGATTTAATGACAAATCCTTTATTAGTAcctttgaaaaaattaactggtcataaaattattaatcaaattggaATATTGGATTTAATTTGGCATCCAAAACAACCTTGGTTATTTAGTGCTGGTGCTGATGGAACTGCTCGTCTTTGGACTACATAGAGAAATAACCCAAATCAATGTTTTGACCAatatataattttaaatcatttccaaaatgggggttgtttttttttttttcaaatgtttAGATTTTTGTAAAAGAAGTTACTTCGGACTTTTTGTCTGATGTTTTTAGTTGGAAAGTTTTCGGTTAAAGTTATTAAATGTTCCTAAAATTGAGCCTACCATTATGTGTGTGTTAATTCACTTTTATAGTTGCTATCAAAAATCATAcgttttattattattattattttgttattcCTGtagaatttattaaatgagGCAAGGGTTTTTCCAggaaaaattttaatataataatcCCGAGAAAATAGTTCTCGGCATTCAGAAAAAATATACCCATTAGGAAATCACCGAGATTACCATCAAAAAGTTCGGCCCAAAAAATCACCCATCACCCATCGCCCATCACCCTTCATCCTCCTATCCTTTCAAcagaaatatatataaagttatacaattctttaataatgatattctCCACTTCttaattcattaacaatttacaaaaagcaaaaacaaaagcaaaagcaaaagcaaaaaacCCAACTAAAAATGtctattgataaatcaaaaatggTCACCAGATTAGGTAAATCTGGTTTAAAAGTCAATACCGTTGCTGTCGGAGTCATGAGATTAGGTTCCAATTGGATGGGTTCAAATGGTGACATCGATGAATGCTTAaggattttgaaattttgttATGATAATGGATTTCGTACTTTTGATACCGCTGATGCTTACTCGAATGGGAAATCTGAAGAATTATTaggtttatttattaagaAATATAATATCCCACgtgaaaaaattgttattttaaCTAAATGTTATTTCCCAGTCAAAGATTCTACTGAAGAAGGTTGGGGTGAAGTTgatccaattgattttatgaATGGTAAAGGGTTAAGTAGAAAACATATTTTGGCTGCAGCTGAAGCATCTGTCAAACGTTTGGGTACTTATATTGATGTTTTACAAATTCATCGTTTGGACCATGAAGTCACCTATGAAGAGATTATGCGTTCATTGaatgatgttgttgaaaaaggGTTGACGAGATACATTGGTGCTTCATCAATGAAAACTTGGGAGTTTATTGAGTTGCAAAATGTAGCTAAAGCCAATGGTTGGcatcaatttatttctaTGCAGAGCCATTACTCCTTATTGTACCGTGAAGACGACAgagaattaaatgattattGTAAAAAACATGGTATTGGATTAATTCCATGGTCTCCAAATTCTAGTGGTGTATTATGTCGTCCTTACAATTCGGAAAAGACTCAAAAATTCTTAGAGAATAAACAATGGGCTAGTGTTTTTGGATTGGATAATGTTAGAGAAGCAGATAagattattgttgatagaGTTGAAGAATTAAGTGTCAAATATAATGCTTCAATGATGCAAATCTCTTTAGCTTGGTGTATGGCCAAAGGTGTGATTCCAATTGCTGGAGTTTCTAAATTTGTTCAAGCTGAAGAATTAGTTGGTATCTACAATGTTGATTTGACTGAAGAGGATATTAAATATCTCGATGAACCATATCACGCCAAAAATGTAGCACCAAATATTGTCTAAAAGATATTTTATAGTCTCTATTGAttacatatatattaaaacaaaaatttatacAAAACACTCACAAATAAAAGGATTTTACCCCAAAAATCTATACTTGTTCTTTGTATAGGGGATTTTCATTGGGAAGATAAACACAACtaattaaatgatgatcattatatttcacaataaataaatcttgTTCTTTACTATCGAAAAGATATtgtaatattattttaatattatctacaattccaaaattattttgatgTAATATCCATTCCATATTTTTCCAATCTAATATTCcttcatcattataaatcaaaGGAGTTCGATATTGTTCatattgttcaattgatatatcagcagtaaataaatataatccTCCAATACTTGGTTGTTGATGTGATGTAACTTTATCActataatttatattccAAGTCATAATACCTCTATTTATGAAATTAGTTAAATGTAATCCAGTTTCTTCATTAGCTTCACGGATCATACAATCTAAAGCAGATTCACCTGATTGTAATTTACCACCTACTCCATTATATAATCCCATCCAAGGTGATTTGTTTctattcaataataaaattttgttattgtcTTTACAACGAATAAATCCAAGAGTATATGATAATGGAACTTCagtagcagtagtagtagtagtagtcaTGGTTGTTATCTAtttggttgtaaaaaagaatatgtacaaagtttgtttttgttttttttgtttgtgttGGTCgccctttttctttctttttttttttttttttttcttgtctcTATCATGGTAGCTAGCTAGTGGTGCCTGAAATACTGCTTCATTAAAACGACTCGGATACCCGGAAGTTCTTTATCATGTATGGATGTATATCATTGGCAATACTATATTATCACAACAAAAATCTATTATATATGACTATCTAAATCCCAGAATAAACAaggttaaaaaaaaaaatttctattCACCACCTAATACATTTGAACACTTGTTCCAATTCCATAACAGTTCCATTAAcaagatttaaattttgtCCATAATCACTAATGACATAAGTTTCTAATTCTTCTATATCATTATGATTTTCAAGTTTCCGATAAtctttattaaagaaaaataaaatcaataaagatttttttaattgatctAATCTTGATGGTTTTTCTTCTATtgtaaatgataaattatataaaaatatgGCAAATAACATTATTTTAGTAGATTCATATTCATTCAAATTACCATATCCTGTGCCAATACCTGGTAATACCAATATGTTTCccttttcaaaattaatattactCATTAAATTCCATAtagaatcaaataaatgaGATATTGAATGGATTTTCTCCGGTACAACCATAGTTGGGATTTCTATTATTTCAGttaaattccaatttttatAAACTATAGAAGAAgtataatcaaattcagATAAATCagttaaattgattttatatatttgattgGGAACTAAATATCCTTGAAATCTttgtaattgataattttgaattatattttcaaGATGTTTAAATGTTTGATTAGTTCCAAGTAATATAGCATTTAAAAGATGTAAATCAAATCCACCACCCATATAATTTAAAGAGTTTGCTGGTGTCACTATAGAGGTTTTACCAGTATTAAACTTGTAGGTTTGTACCATATGTTCAATGGTATGATTATAAAAActgaatttgatattatGGTGACATTGAAAATTGTATTCTTTATAGATGTTTGATAATACTTGATAATGATGTTTCCAACATTTGACAATCAATGGATTATTGTCTATAAATATAAGCTTCATGAGTAAAAGTATATATCTAGTAATAATGTGAATGATATAAGTGAAATTTGAATTGGTGTTGTGTTGTGTTGTGTTGTGttgtgtttgttgttgttccaCTTTTTCCAATAGTACGAGAAACCGGAAAACAAAATGAGTAGGGGGGGCGGGGGGAAGGAGGAAGAGcattacaacaataacaacacaACTACCAATATTAATTCCAATTTACTTTTCtaataacaaatattaTCCAAAATACtataataaaatcatttaataatatacaCTAAGTTTACATATATACCTGCAAACATTAAACTaagaaataaacaaaaaaaaacataaagTTAGctaaaaatacaaaatacAATTGAAGTATAATTATCCCTCCCCTTGTTTACAATTCTTGAGAAGCAGCACCTGCTTTAGCTTTCTTAGCTGgtaataatgattgatGAATGTTTGGTAAGACACCACCTTGAGCAATAGTGACATCACCCaacaatttgttcaattcttcatcatttcTGATGGCCAATTGTAAATGTCTTGGGATAATTCTAGATTTCTTGTTATCTCTAGCAGCATTACCGGCCAATTCTAAAATTTCAGCAGCCAAATATTCCAAAACTGAAGTCAAATACACTGGAGCACCAGAACCAATTCTTTGAGCATAGTTACCTTTTCTTAATAATCTGTGAACTCTACCGACTGGGAAAGTCAAACCAGCTTTAGCTGATCTAGAAGTTGAAGCTTTTTCTGAAGAACCGGCTTTACCTTTACCACCTGACATTGTTATAGTTAatgatatatatttaatttgatttgatattaaaaatgaaatcttaagaaaaagaagaaaaaaagattaaaataaaagaaagaaaaatagaGGAAATGATGATCTATTTAAAACcactttattttttggCTTGTGGTTTCCCAAATGTTAAGGaaatttttgtatttaGACCCACTACCCACACTAACGCACGCTACCCACTCTACCATTTATCATTTTGATTGTTAGTGGCATATTCTTGCGTGCTCAAATTTGCTATgaggagaaaaaaaaaaaaaagagagagaaaacTCGCGTGCACATTTTTCACTTTCTCCTTCTCGTGCCTGTTCTGCTTCTCGTTCTCTCCTTCTCTCTCGTTCTCTCTTTCAGGGCGCGCCCACCACTAACacgagaaaaaaaaaaaaaataagtgGTACAAgaagagagaaagagagagagagagaaaacaacaacaacaacaacaacaggaGAAGagagaagaacaagaacaagaagaagagagaGAACATAACATCAGATACACGTGACAAGAACACAAAATACAATAAcatcaaaaatcaaaaatcaaaacaaattcaaacaaacaaacagaTTAACTaagctaaaaaaaaaaagcactTAAATAGATTAGGAATTCCTTCcactttcaaaaaaaaaaacttttaaaagattaatatattcttctttctttctttctttcttttttattttatttatttacttATCATTactttattttattaatcaatccATATTATAATCCAAAAATGGCTCCAAAAGCAGAAAAGAAACCAGCTTCTAAAGCTCCAGCTGAAAAGAAACCAGCTGCTAAAAAAACCGCTTCAACTGATGGTGCTAAAAAGAGAACTAAAACTAGAAAAGAAACTTATTCttcatatatttataaagtCTTAAAACAAACTCATCCAGATACTGGTATTTCTCAAAAAGCTATGTCTATTATGAATTCATTTgttaatgatatttttgaaagaattgcTTCTGAAGCTTCTAAATTGGCTGcttataataaaaaatctaCCATTTCTGCTAGAGAAATTCAAACTGCTGTTAGATTGATCTTACCAGGTGAATTGGCTAAACATGCTGTTTCTGAAGGTACTAGAGCTGTTACTAAATACTCTTCTGCTTCTAATTAGAGAGATGTTTTGtcatgaaaagaaaagaaaagaatggTTTATTTCTCCAAATATtgtgttttattttgtatattaatataggtatttttcttttttgaaaattgtaCATTAGTTTAAAGTTTtaaatgattgaaaaaaaaaaaaaaaaaacatgtAGTGAagttatattattaatcaaaagAGGAAGTATcgttattgttattgttattgttattgttattgttattgttaattatatatattgataaatactCTATTAAAATTTCTAGTGTGATGGTActggtgttggtgttggtgggTTGGtaaattttatatatactttacgtaattgaattattatcaaaacaatCATTGTCCATTTCAATccaaaaattgttaaactTAATAAATGTACCCAACtttgtaataatttcaatttcaattttgctAATCCAAATATTGGTGTTGGaccaatttctttatctttatcaaatatttttttgaaaactttcATTTTATCTTGTAAAGTAATTAATCCACTAATACCAATTAAAGCTTCTGATAATTTTTCTCTCAATTGACCACACCATACTATTCCTTGATGATCTATAGGTaatccaaataattttgcTGCATCAACActgaaaaaataatcacTTTTACTTTTAGGTGTTACTACCAGTGGAGGTACCATTAAATCAACCAGcagataaattgaaattaaaccTATTTCATCAGGGAAATTTGATGTTTTTGGTAACCATGGGAATGGATCAGAATGAGGAGTTGCTAATGTAAGAATAATAtttacattattattgttattattattattattatcatgtGTTGAAGCTGCTGCTATTCTTGCTACAAGTCCACCCATTGAATGACcaattaaaataatatttttatgaGGATTTTCAGGATATAAATCActaataaatgaaatagCTTCAGTAACATATTCAACTTGATCACGTAATCCTTTAAAAGCActcaattcttcattaaaatcaactgtgaaaaaatcaatatttcgAGCATGaggatatttatttttaaatatatttccttcatcattataatACATTTCTGAACAACGAGCAGCTATAGATCTAACTTGTTCAAAACTACCAGCATTACCATGAATAAATAATGCTGGTACTCCATCTAATGAAGTAAAAccttcattttcattaggcattttatcaatatcttGTTCACGATATAAATAAAGATTATATTTTGATGCATATTTACTATGTGATTCATCAAAAGCTCGTATTTTTGCATAAGATGGAGACATCCAAACCATATCACATTGAGGTTGATCTGGTGAAACAATCGGTATACTATACAAATATCCTATTAATCccagaattattaatattaaacatatgataatatatataataagtTTATATTTTCTCAGACGTGGGAATAAATTGGTATAAGAAATTAGTCGTTTGGATAACATGAATTGTTTTGTAATAGTAAGCTATATGACAAGTTATGTTGGTGGGTTGGTGGGTcggatttttttttttttttctttttcgtcttcttgttattgttttttttttttttttttcccgTGTTAGAATTTCTTACAACGAGTTTGAATTATGGtagacttttttttttctttttttttttccagtAACATTTTATTCTGAAGGCtacaaaaaacaaataaagaaaactaATGATAATGCAGTCAAACACCATGGCAATAGAAACAGGGACAAGTGTGGAATGGATTGAGGGGGGGTGGTGGGGGAGAAGAGATTTccacaatttcaaaaaagtagtttataaaaaaaaaaaaattaaactaCTAAAATAAAAGACCGACAATAGAGATAGGactaaaaaacaaaaaaacaatcaaataaaaataaaaataaaaaggaGAAATCTGGGGAAGGGGAAAAGGCatcataaatataaataattaaataagTAGAATGtgttatttcttttcaatctcaatcaaattcatcaagaCCATCTTTTATGGCTCTCTTTAATCTCTTTAATCTACCGACTTTTTTTGGATGTGGAGGTGGGGCGGCCGTAGCTTttggttcttcttcttttttgggTTCCTCTTTTGGTTCTTCTTTCTTGGGttcctcttcttttttagGTTCTTCTttaacttcttctttaacttctttaacttcttcttcttctttattttcttctttttttttctcctcTTTCTTTGCTTCTTTCTTAGCCTCCTCTATTGGAGCCCCAATTCATTTGGCcttatcttcatctttgGTTCGATCATGAACCAATTTAAACAGGTCAATGGTTCTGAATGCAGTTTTAACATGACCCCAAACATCATTAACCACGGGATTATTTAtagcagcaacagcagaATCACCTTGAgtaccaaaaaaatcaaaatattttcttgtgAATGGAGAAACTTCATGtcttttcttcaaaaaaataaggaAAACTAAAAATGGTGTTAATGATCTTTTTCTAAATGTGATCACTCTAAGGAATAACCAAATAATAGTGAGTAATTCAATACCACTAGCAATTTGAATAGAAGcaagattatttttattgacAAAATTAGTAATATGTTTAGAAATTGGATTATTTTCTAATCCCAcaattggtaataaatGAGTATTAACATAATTTAAAACATGGaaacttgaaaaaataacaaatggTATTAAAGTTATCCATACATAAGCTCTTAAagcaattaaaaaaattgctaataaaaaataatggaAATTATCATCTTTAATTAAAAGAGGTAATTTAAACccatttttttgaataaattgaacAAGTAAAATtccaaatgaaattaatgctcctaataatgaaattaaatacCATATAAATCCAATATCAGGTAAAATACCAAAATAAGATAATGTAAATAAGAAAAATCCTAATAATGTAAGAACATTACCAATAAACCAACCAAATTGTAAAGTTTGAACTGTTTGAAgtaatttttcttgatcaaattt
This is a stretch of genomic DNA from Candida dubliniensis CD36 chromosome 1, complete sequence. It encodes these proteins:
- a CDS encoding aldo-keto reductase, putative (Similar to Candida dubliniensis CSH1;~possibly fungus-specific), with the translated sequence MSIDKSKMVTRLGKSGLKVNTVAVGVMRLGSNWMGSNGDIDECLRILKFCYDNGFRTFDTADAYSNGKSEELLGLFIKKYNIPREKIVILTKCYFPVKDSTEEGWGEVDPIDFMNGKGLSRKHILAAAEASVKRLGTYIDVLQIHRLDHEVTYEEIMRSLNDVVEKGLTRYIGASSMKTWEFIELQNVAKANGWHQFISMQSHYSLLYREDDRELNDYCKKHGIGLIPWSPNSSGVLCRPYNSEKTQKFLENKQWASVFGLDNVREADKIIVDRVEELSVKYNASMMQISLAWCMAKGVIPIAGVSKFVQAEELVGIYNVDLTEEDIKYLDEPYHAKNVAPNIV
- a CDS encoding histone H2A, putative (Similar to C. albicans HTA2); the protein is MSGGKGKAGSSEKASTSRSAKAGLTFPVGRVHRLLRKGNYAQRIGSGAPVYLTSVLEYLAAEILELAGNAARDNKKSRIIPRHLQLAIRNDEELNKLLGDVTIAQGGVLPNIHQSLLPAKKAKAGAASQEL
- a CDS encoding vacuolar sorting protein, putative (Similar to S. cerevisiae VPS66) → MEKFSSWRDKGTGISPFMPQKLPTFQNNIILSVASKSPIFLIKLPFFIITYLIYTITGLNFILKFILTILFGFNRIEFTVDGIKKSQIDKLIKYKPQKGDLIITNYITPLDGYFLSLLSGNNSKIVLLIPNKSGDLYQYSPLGLFNYTFNYNDGGKLIQDLSKLQNKIVFLFLEGTPSNNKSILPFIKLNSKYSFNDNFIIKSLIVKLKPNYFTLPIPHITTKLQYFFELLTNLSPKIIHYKIYKFDNEFNISKIRNSFELNSLTSISQDLNIDSKNKFIDYYFDHSIKKN
- a CDS encoding conserved hypothetical protein (position of ATG codon determined by reference to Candida albicans) is translated as MKLIFIDNNPLIVKCWKHHYQVLSNIYKEYNFQCHHNIKFSFYNHTIEHMVQTYKFNTGKTSIVTPANSLNYMGGGFDLHLLNAILLGTNQTFKHLENIIQNYQLQRFQGYLVPNQIYKINLTDLSEFDYTSSIVYKNWNLTEIIEIPTMVVPEKIHSISHLFDSIWNLMSNINFEKGNILVLPGIGTGYGNLNEYESTKIMLFAIFLYNLSFTIEEKPSRLDQLKKSLLILFFFNKDYRKLENHNDIEELETYVISDYGQNLNLVNGTVMELEQVFKCIRW
- a CDS encoding eukaryotic-ribosome-biogenesis-protein-1-homolo gue, putative (likely involved in the maturation of the 25S and 5.8S ribosomal RNAs; constituent of 66S pre-ribosomal particles;~Similar to S. cerevisiae ERB1;~Similar to Mus musculus BOP1), whose translation is MAKSGIKKDTVVVVEKKNQAPISRKRKPVQQEEEEAHSNDESSEDELNVEGLIDASEDDEDEEDEQQSQENNSDGDDDSAGENPIDSEEELNQLLGEEEDPSDYDSEDFSDEPKEDELSGINIKSLSVSDPKTINSISKFSDGSIRILKPEIEPKYDSDDSDVENFNTIGNIPISAYDEMPHIGYDINGKRIMRPAKGSALDQLLESIDLPEGWTGLLDQNTGNSLKLTDEELELIRKIQQQENTDENINPYEPLIDWFTKDEEIMPLTAIPEPKRRFIPSKHEAKRIMKIVRAIREGRIIPPNKVQQQAKEDDQFNFDLWQDEIEIPDHIMNLRAPKLPPPTNEESYNPPEEYLLTEEEKSNWLKQSPIDRERNFLPQKYNSLRQVPGYKESIRERFERSLDLYLAPRIRHNKLNIDPDSLIPDLPSPKDLRPFPIRCSTIYQGHTNKIRTISIDPQGIWLATGSDDGSVRIWEVLTGRQVFKIILINKEINHEDHIESLEWNPDSNSGILSVCVGENIYLIVPPIFGFDIENTGKLRIESGWGYDTFGNKKKDLKISTQDDEDAEDAEDAESEEENATSVESKKEVAKWYPPNSEQAAMGISAIIQCRKTIKKISWHRKGDYFVTVSPDSKNTAVLIHQVSKHLSQSPFKKSKGIIMDVKFHPFKPQLFVASQRQIKIYDLSQQILLKKLMPGVRLLSSIDIHPRGDNLLACSYDKRVLWHDLDLSSTPYKTLRYHEKAVRSIKFHKGNLPLFASASDDGNIHIFHGTVYDDLMTNPLLVPLKKLTGHKIINQIGILDLIWHPKQPWLFSAGADGTARLWTT